The following coding sequences are from one Hymenobacter sp. DG25A window:
- a CDS encoding sensor histidine kinase: MSASALPLPETTLPPLLAPRTWLRVLMMLLLLSVVITAFSCTQCWGDWERLLITFIITFAYSTGLWLTNGFAVDWLNRYASWKESLTRRLVLTLLVSLGGSLLVIVAINAAWRIILMDATLASLVSKPEWSGYAFPLLITVICSLIMHSRSFLLSWREALVRNERLQKEMAQAEAETLRQQLDPHFLFNSLNALTSLVEEQPQLAVRFIRQLSQVYRYVLAARGREVVSLRDELEFAKSFLFLQRIRYGEALQVTLPPLSSISPQAVVPPLSLQLLLENALKHNVATSSQPLQVAIELDEAGRHLRVRNSLRPRRVAPGECAGIGLPNLTGRYRHLTTEPVQIVRSDTEFVVTLPVLELTTA; the protein is encoded by the coding sequence ATGTCTGCTTCTGCTTTGCCTCTGCCTGAAACTACGTTGCCACCCCTGCTTGCTCCGCGTACCTGGCTGCGCGTGCTGATGATGTTGCTCCTGTTATCAGTAGTTATCACGGCATTTTCCTGTACCCAGTGTTGGGGAGACTGGGAGCGGCTGCTGATTACCTTCATCATCACCTTTGCCTACAGTACCGGGTTGTGGCTCACTAATGGCTTTGCCGTAGATTGGCTGAACCGCTATGCCAGCTGGAAAGAAAGCCTGACCAGGCGGCTGGTGCTCACGTTGCTGGTATCGTTAGGGGGCTCGTTGCTGGTTATTGTGGCCATTAACGCGGCGTGGCGGATAATTCTGATGGACGCTACCCTGGCCTCCCTGGTATCAAAGCCAGAATGGAGTGGGTACGCTTTCCCTTTGCTGATTACCGTTATCTGCTCGCTGATCATGCACAGCCGCTCCTTTTTGCTGAGCTGGCGCGAAGCCCTGGTGCGCAACGAGCGGCTGCAGAAGGAAATGGCCCAGGCTGAAGCCGAAACCCTGCGCCAGCAGCTGGACCCGCACTTTCTCTTTAACTCCCTGAACGCCCTTACCTCCCTGGTGGAAGAGCAGCCGCAGCTGGCCGTGCGGTTTATCCGGCAGCTCTCGCAGGTGTACCGCTACGTGCTGGCTGCCCGCGGGCGGGAGGTGGTTTCGCTGCGCGATGAGCTGGAATTTGCCAAGTCCTTTCTGTTTCTGCAGCGCATCCGCTACGGCGAGGCCCTGCAGGTAACGCTGCCCCCGCTGAGCAGCATTTCGCCCCAGGCCGTGGTGCCACCGCTCAGCCTGCAGCTGCTCCTGGAAAATGCGCTGAAGCACAACGTGGCCACTTCCAGCCAGCCTCTGCAGGTGGCTATTGAGCTGGATGAAGCCGGGCGGCACCTGCGCGTACGAAACTCCCTGCGCCCGCGCCGGGTAGCGCCAGGGGAGTGTGCGGGCATCGGCCTGCCCAATCTCACGGGCCGCTACCGCCACCTCACTACAGAGCCCGTGCAGATAGTCCGCAGCGACACCGAATTTGTGGTCACCTTACCCGTGCTGGAACTCACTACGGCCTGA
- a CDS encoding LytR/AlgR family response regulator transcription factor, which translates to MNAFIIEDEPLAARRLTDLLRRQEQPVNVLATADTVEAAVVLLETASTPPDVLFLDIHLADGLSFELFEKTPVRCPVIFTTAYDQYALRAFKVNSIDYLLKPIDAEELGAALQKLRSLRGASSAAAPAPVFDAALLTQVLQQLQPQQQQYKKQFVVKVGEHLKVIPVEQISYFFSQEKATFLQTRESRRFVLDQTLEQLEKLLDPRQFFRLNRAYFVQHDAIQDIIHYTNSRLKTTLKPASPEGDVLVSRERVPAFRAWLER; encoded by the coding sequence ATGAATGCTTTCATCATTGAAGATGAGCCCCTGGCAGCCCGCCGCCTCACCGACCTGCTGCGCCGTCAGGAGCAACCCGTAAACGTGCTGGCCACAGCCGATACCGTAGAGGCCGCCGTGGTGCTGCTGGAAACCGCCTCCACGCCGCCCGATGTGCTGTTTCTGGACATTCACCTGGCTGATGGCCTGAGCTTCGAGCTGTTTGAAAAAACGCCGGTGCGCTGCCCGGTCATCTTCACCACCGCCTATGATCAGTACGCCCTGCGGGCCTTCAAGGTGAACAGCATTGACTACCTGCTCAAGCCTATTGATGCCGAAGAACTGGGCGCCGCCCTGCAAAAGCTGCGCAGCCTGCGCGGGGCCTCATCCGCAGCTGCTCCGGCTCCCGTCTTCGATGCGGCCTTGCTTACGCAGGTACTACAGCAGCTGCAGCCCCAACAGCAGCAGTACAAAAAGCAGTTTGTAGTGAAGGTGGGCGAGCATCTGAAGGTGATTCCCGTGGAGCAGATCAGCTACTTCTTCAGCCAGGAAAAAGCCACCTTCCTGCAAACCCGCGAAAGCCGCCGCTTTGTGCTGGACCAAACCCTGGAGCAGCTGGAAAAGCTGCTGGACCCCCGCCAGTTTTTCCGCCTGAACCGGGCGTATTTCGTGCAGCACGATGCCATTCAGGACATCATTCATTACACCAATAGCCGCCTGAAAACCACCCTGAAGCCCGCCAGCCCCGAGGGCGACGTGCTGGTAAGCCGGGAGCGGGTACCCGCGTTCCGGGCCTGGCTGGAGCGGTAG
- a CDS encoding chloramphenicol acetyltransferase, whose amino-acid sequence MKQPIDLSTWNRREHFAFFSAFNEPFFGVVAEVDGARAYQRAKAAGESFFQHYLHAALKAVNQVEAMRYRIEEGQVYLYDQIHVSATLTRADNTFAFSFVPYAESLAAFTGGLRQEMEAVADSTGLRLSDSAARPDVIHFSAIPWIAFTGLTHARHFAYPDSVPKISVGRYRRECEKLLMPVAVNVHHGLADGYHVGLFLEAFQRELDGLG is encoded by the coding sequence ATGAAGCAGCCGATTGATCTTTCTACCTGGAACCGCCGCGAGCATTTCGCCTTTTTCTCCGCCTTCAATGAGCCCTTTTTTGGGGTGGTGGCCGAGGTAGATGGGGCCCGCGCCTACCAGCGCGCCAAGGCCGCCGGCGAGTCGTTTTTTCAGCACTACCTGCACGCTGCCCTCAAAGCAGTGAACCAGGTAGAAGCTATGCGCTACCGCATAGAAGAGGGCCAAGTGTATCTGTATGACCAGATTCACGTTTCCGCCACCCTCACCCGCGCCGACAACACCTTCGCCTTTTCCTTTGTACCCTACGCCGAGTCCTTGGCCGCATTTACCGGGGGTCTGCGGCAGGAAATGGAAGCGGTGGCCGATTCAACCGGCCTGCGGCTGAGCGACTCCGCCGCCCGGCCCGATGTCATTCACTTCTCGGCCATTCCCTGGATTGCCTTCACCGGCCTCACCCACGCCCGCCACTTTGCCTACCCCGACAGCGTCCCGAAAATATCCGTAGGCCGCTACCGCCGCGAGTGCGAGAAGCTGCTCATGCCCGTAGCCGTAAACGTACACCACGGCTTGGCCGATGGCTACCACGTAGGCCTGTTTCTGGAAGCATTTCAGCGGGAGCTGGACGGGCTCGGCTAG
- a CDS encoding HAD family hydrolase — protein MPAPVLIAFDADDTLWPNQPHFDYAEAQLYTLLTHYADAGTLGRHFYEVQRQNMHLFGYGAKSFMLSMIETIIQLTEGAVTGTEIHHILTEGKRLLDFPIELLPGVPEVLNTLRQRGQRLMLLTKGDLFDQESKLARSGLGDYFDHVEIVSEKNEATYQRILSRYQVLPENFIMIGNSLKSDILPVARLGARAVHVPYHTTWAMEEVPAEELAGIPFHRITALSEVLQLLK, from the coding sequence ATGCCTGCTCCCGTGCTTATTGCCTTTGATGCCGATGACACCCTGTGGCCCAATCAGCCGCACTTCGACTACGCCGAGGCGCAGCTCTACACGCTGCTCACGCACTACGCCGATGCCGGTACGCTGGGCCGCCATTTCTACGAGGTGCAGCGCCAGAACATGCACCTGTTCGGCTACGGCGCCAAGTCGTTTATGCTGTCCATGATTGAAACCATCATTCAGCTGACCGAAGGGGCCGTAACCGGCACGGAAATCCACCATATTCTAACCGAAGGCAAACGCCTGCTCGACTTCCCCATTGAGCTGCTGCCTGGCGTGCCGGAAGTGCTGAACACCCTGCGCCAGCGCGGCCAGCGCCTGATGCTGCTCACCAAAGGCGACCTGTTCGACCAGGAAAGCAAGCTGGCCCGCTCCGGCCTCGGCGACTACTTCGACCACGTGGAGATTGTAAGTGAAAAGAACGAGGCTACCTACCAGCGCATCCTCAGCCGCTACCAGGTGCTGCCGGAGAATTTCATCATGATTGGCAACTCCCTGAAGTCGGACATTCTGCCGGTGGCGCGCCTGGGTGCCCGCGCTGTACACGTGCCCTACCATACCACCTGGGCCATGGAAGAAGTGCCCGCCGAGGAGCTGGCCGGCATACCATTCCATCGGATTACAGCCTTATCAGAAGTACTGCAGCTGTTGAAATAA
- a CDS encoding LytR/AlgR family response regulator transcription factor — MRVLILEDEYPAAERLQRLLSQAAPEAQIVAQLDTVTGAVEWLQTHPAPDLILADIHLADGISLDVFDQLVVSSPVIFTTAYDQYALQAFKTHSVDYLLKPIKLTELQAALQKLRQWHRPAASEVAQQLQPLLNTSASSPAPKTRFLVRQGEQLLPIHTTDIAWFQSRHETVTLVTRSGQRYLIDYTLEQLEQVLDAHQFFRLNRQFIAQLPAVQRLHPHFNGKLKLDLHPAPADEVLVSREKAGAVKSWLEGE; from the coding sequence ATGCGCGTTTTAATACTCGAAGATGAATACCCCGCCGCTGAGCGGCTGCAGCGCCTGCTTAGTCAGGCCGCGCCCGAGGCGCAGATAGTAGCCCAGCTGGATACCGTAACCGGCGCCGTGGAGTGGCTGCAAACCCACCCCGCCCCCGACCTGATTCTGGCCGACATTCATTTGGCCGATGGCATCAGTCTGGATGTGTTTGATCAGCTGGTGGTTTCCAGCCCGGTTATCTTCACCACCGCCTATGATCAGTATGCCCTGCAGGCGTTTAAAACCCACAGCGTAGACTATCTGCTGAAACCCATTAAGCTGACGGAGTTGCAGGCGGCCCTGCAAAAGCTGCGGCAGTGGCACCGCCCGGCCGCCTCGGAGGTAGCCCAGCAATTGCAGCCGCTCTTGAATACCTCAGCCAGCAGCCCGGCGCCCAAAACCCGTTTTCTGGTGCGCCAGGGCGAGCAGCTGTTGCCCATTCATACCACCGATATTGCCTGGTTTCAGAGCCGCCACGAAACCGTGACGCTGGTAACCCGCAGCGGCCAGCGCTACCTGATAGACTACACCCTGGAGCAGCTGGAGCAGGTGCTGGATGCTCACCAGTTCTTCCGCCTCAACCGCCAGTTTATTGCCCAGTTGCCAGCCGTGCAGCGCCTGCACCCTCATTTTAACGGCAAGCTAAAGCTGGATCTACATCCCGCCCCAGCTGATGAGGTACTGGTAAGCCGCGAAAAAGCCGGGGCCGTGAAAAGCTGGCTGGAGGGTGAGTAA
- a CDS encoding sensor histidine kinase: MNDRRFLLLGIPILSILVMLPRGLLHISSLTQFLIAWPISMGFTACFWLTGRALWRYLFRRYPRVEQTRKRLWLLAIINTLITAVVTLVLGSIEAHSHGGQLSIPTFFFEFGLNMVPTVVVQLIYESWNFFRQWEENVRRAEQLQSASQRAQLEALQQQLDPHFLFNSLNTLSAFIEPENEPAQQFVEQLADVYRYVLLSREQSTVPLRDELAFVEAYVALQKARLRDNLQVEIQVPPTLLDQHVAPLSVQLLLENALKHNEASRQYPLQVEVSAHDGWLVVHNVRRPRTTLAPGTGMGLRNIRERYALLAPQLPVQVLDTATDFTVHLPLLPATANAHSLAGTA; encoded by the coding sequence ATGAATGACCGCCGCTTTCTGCTCCTGGGAATCCCCATTCTCTCGATCCTGGTCATGCTACCAAGAGGCCTGCTGCACATTTCTTCCCTGACGCAGTTTCTGATAGCCTGGCCGATATCGATGGGCTTTACGGCCTGCTTCTGGCTGACCGGGCGGGCTTTGTGGCGGTACTTGTTCAGGCGCTATCCGCGGGTGGAGCAAACGAGGAAGCGGCTGTGGCTGCTGGCCATTATCAACACCCTGATTACGGCCGTCGTTACGCTGGTTTTGGGCTCCATTGAAGCCCACAGCCATGGCGGGCAGCTCAGCATTCCCACTTTTTTCTTTGAATTCGGGCTGAATATGGTACCGACGGTGGTGGTGCAGCTGATTTACGAAAGCTGGAATTTTTTCCGGCAATGGGAGGAAAACGTGCGCCGCGCCGAGCAGCTGCAAAGTGCCAGTCAGCGGGCCCAGCTGGAAGCCCTGCAGCAGCAGCTGGATCCGCACTTCCTCTTCAACTCCCTCAATACTCTCTCGGCTTTTATTGAGCCCGAGAATGAGCCGGCCCAGCAGTTTGTGGAGCAGCTGGCCGATGTATACCGCTACGTGCTGCTGAGCCGGGAACAAAGCACCGTGCCCCTGCGAGACGAACTGGCGTTTGTGGAAGCTTACGTAGCGCTGCAAAAAGCCCGTCTGCGCGATAATCTGCAGGTTGAAATACAGGTACCACCCACGCTGCTGGACCAGCACGTAGCCCCGCTCAGCGTGCAGCTCCTGCTGGAAAATGCGCTCAAGCACAACGAAGCTTCCCGCCAGTATCCCCTCCAGGTAGAAGTATCGGCGCACGATGGCTGGCTGGTGGTGCACAACGTCCGCCGCCCCCGCACTACCCTGGCCCCGGGCACCGGCATGGGGCTGCGCAACATCCGGGAAAGGTATGCCCTGCTGGCTCCGCAGCTACCCGTGCAGGTGCTGGATACGGCCACCGACTTCACCGTTCATTTGCCGCTCCTCCCGGCCACCGCTAACGCTCATTCCCTGGCGGGCACAGCCTGA
- a CDS encoding alpha/beta fold hydrolase has product MNSLFRSALVLFGLMFLLSQPLQLQASALTNGTTPVTTSDGVALYVRVAGKGTPCVFVHGGPGAGSYGFEKLAGQPLEEKLQMIYVDQRGSGRSASDAKLNYSLERQVEDLEEIRQQLHLEKWVVMAHSFGGIIATAYAQKYPQHVQALILVNSILNLPAAMESTTSYGYNLLPAATRPPLDAAAPLPQRYFMVLAMLQQQKLYNQLQYASDSTAARVNRVMKDQTSNHDFAANMFKAPGRYVQDFTPATASLTMPVLVLTGQQDYMTGPEHYKSFRFPQQRVVVLPGKHMPFLDNPKEFNQAVQGFVRKLPRR; this is encoded by the coding sequence ATGAACTCTCTCTTCCGCTCCGCCCTGGTTTTGTTTGGTTTGATGTTCCTGCTCAGCCAGCCGCTGCAATTGCAGGCCAGCGCGCTAACCAATGGCACAACGCCGGTTACTACTTCTGATGGGGTGGCGCTGTATGTGCGGGTAGCGGGTAAAGGCACGCCATGCGTATTTGTGCACGGCGGCCCCGGGGCCGGCAGCTACGGGTTTGAGAAGCTGGCCGGCCAGCCCCTGGAAGAAAAGCTCCAAATGATTTATGTGGACCAGCGCGGTAGTGGCCGCTCGGCCAGCGACGCTAAGCTCAACTATTCCCTGGAGCGGCAGGTAGAGGATCTGGAAGAAATACGCCAGCAGCTGCACCTGGAAAAATGGGTAGTAATGGCGCATTCCTTCGGCGGCATTATTGCCACGGCTTACGCTCAGAAGTATCCCCAACACGTGCAGGCGCTTATTCTGGTGAACAGCATTCTGAACCTGCCAGCCGCCATGGAAAGCACCACCTCCTACGGCTACAACCTGTTGCCTGCTGCTACTCGTCCGCCGCTGGATGCCGCCGCGCCCCTACCCCAGCGCTACTTCATGGTGTTGGCCATGCTGCAGCAGCAAAAGCTATACAACCAGCTGCAGTACGCCTCCGATTCCACCGCTGCCCGCGTGAACCGCGTGATGAAAGACCAGACTAGCAACCACGACTTCGCCGCCAATATGTTCAAGGCTCCCGGCCGCTACGTGCAGGACTTCACCCCGGCTACGGCTTCACTTACCATGCCTGTACTGGTGCTCACCGGCCAGCAGGATTACATGACCGGCCCTGAGCACTATAAGTCCTTCCGGTTCCCGCAGCAGCGCGTAGTGGTACTACCGGGCAAGCACATGCCGTTCCTGGACAACCCCAAAGAGTTTAACCAGGCTGTACAGGGGTTTGTGCGCAAGCTGCCCCGCCGTTAA
- a CDS encoding dipeptidyl-peptidase 3 family protein, producing the protein MSRPLLSAAAFLVAAQLSGCASSAPTVTTTPEVTTAPATPATPAPATPAAPVATPFQVVSEQFADLRILRYEVPGFEKLEPQQKELLYYLYEAALSGRDIIYDQNYKENLRVRRTVEALWEANQERLAATTNTQEVEQATRFNVYAKRVWFSNGIHHHYSTRKFVPEFTPDYFKNLVYSVNEQALPLLPGETPAKFVATMTPILFDAKLAAKRVNQEAGKDLVATSANNFYEGVTQAEVEAYYAKKINKKDTRPISYGLNSKLMKDKRGNIVEVPWKVGGMYGPALTQVAYWLNKALDVAETPEQRAALTKLIQFYSTGDLKLWDAYNIAWVHDTQSETDVVNGFIEVYGDPLGYRASYESVVSFKDLEATKRIKAIGDEAQWFENNSPIKPENKKKNVVGITAKVITTVVEAGDAAPATPIGINLPNATWIRKEHGSKSVSLGNIVDAYDRANAGGMLDEFAYDEAEKNRARQYGSLAGKLHTDMHEVIGHASGQINPGVGTTKETLKSYASAIEEGRADLVALYYLLDEKLVQLGVMPSLEVGKAEYDNYMRNGLMTQLVRLTPGETVEESHMRNRQMVAKWVFEKGKKDKVVEMVTRDGKTFVHINDYAKLRTLFGQLLRETQRLTSEGDYAAAKNLIETYGVKVDPTLHKEVLARYSKLNIAPYAGFIQPKLVPVMQEGKMVDVKVEYPTDFAQQMLEYGRKYSFLPLHN; encoded by the coding sequence ATGTCCCGTCCTCTCTTATCGGCTGCGGCCTTTTTGGTAGCGGCCCAGCTTAGCGGCTGTGCCAGCTCAGCGCCCACCGTTACTACCACCCCAGAAGTTACCACCGCTCCGGCTACGCCCGCTACTCCGGCACCCGCCACACCCGCGGCTCCGGTAGCCACCCCTTTTCAGGTAGTAAGCGAGCAGTTTGCCGACCTGCGCATTCTGCGCTACGAAGTACCTGGCTTTGAGAAGCTGGAGCCCCAGCAAAAAGAGTTGCTCTACTATTTGTATGAAGCGGCGCTGAGTGGCCGCGACATTATCTACGACCAGAACTACAAGGAAAACCTGCGGGTGCGCCGCACCGTGGAAGCCCTCTGGGAAGCCAACCAGGAGCGCCTGGCTGCTACTACCAACACCCAGGAAGTAGAGCAGGCCACGCGCTTTAACGTGTACGCCAAGCGCGTGTGGTTTTCCAATGGTATCCATCATCACTACTCCACCCGCAAGTTTGTACCGGAGTTTACTCCCGATTACTTCAAAAACCTGGTGTACAGCGTAAACGAGCAGGCGCTGCCTTTGCTGCCCGGCGAAACTCCGGCCAAGTTTGTGGCCACCATGACGCCCATTCTATTTGATGCGAAACTGGCCGCCAAGCGCGTAAACCAGGAAGCCGGTAAGGATCTGGTAGCCACCTCGGCCAACAACTTCTACGAAGGCGTAACCCAGGCCGAAGTAGAGGCTTATTACGCCAAGAAAATCAACAAAAAAGATACCCGCCCCATTTCCTACGGCCTCAATTCGAAGCTGATGAAAGACAAGCGCGGCAACATTGTGGAGGTGCCGTGGAAAGTAGGCGGCATGTACGGCCCGGCTCTCACGCAGGTAGCCTACTGGCTGAATAAGGCGCTGGACGTGGCCGAAACGCCTGAGCAGCGCGCCGCCCTCACCAAGCTCATCCAGTTCTACAGCACCGGCGACCTGAAGCTGTGGGATGCCTACAACATTGCCTGGGTACATGATACCCAGTCGGAAACCGATGTGGTGAATGGCTTTATTGAAGTGTACGGCGACCCGCTGGGCTACCGCGCTTCCTATGAGTCGGTGGTGTCGTTTAAGGACCTGGAGGCTACCAAGCGCATCAAGGCTATTGGCGATGAGGCCCAGTGGTTCGAGAACAACTCCCCTATCAAGCCCGAAAACAAGAAGAAAAACGTGGTGGGCATCACGGCCAAGGTGATTACTACTGTGGTGGAAGCCGGCGACGCGGCCCCGGCCACGCCCATCGGCATTAACCTGCCCAACGCCACCTGGATACGCAAGGAGCATGGCTCTAAATCCGTGAGCCTGGGCAATATTGTAGATGCCTACGACCGTGCCAACGCGGGCGGCATGCTGGATGAGTTTGCCTATGATGAAGCCGAGAAAAACCGGGCCCGTCAGTATGGCTCCCTGGCCGGCAAGCTGCACACCGATATGCACGAGGTAATCGGCCACGCATCGGGCCAGATTAACCCCGGCGTGGGCACCACCAAGGAAACGCTGAAAAGCTACGCCTCCGCCATTGAGGAAGGCCGCGCTGATCTGGTAGCCCTGTATTACCTGCTCGACGAAAAGCTGGTGCAGCTGGGCGTGATGCCAAGCCTGGAAGTAGGCAAGGCCGAGTACGATAACTACATGCGCAATGGCCTGATGACCCAGCTGGTGCGCCTCACCCCCGGCGAAACCGTAGAAGAATCGCACATGCGCAACCGCCAGATGGTGGCCAAATGGGTGTTTGAAAAAGGCAAGAAAGACAAGGTGGTAGAGATGGTGACGCGCGACGGCAAAACCTTCGTGCACATCAACGACTACGCCAAGCTGCGCACCCTGTTCGGCCAGCTGCTGCGCGAAACCCAGCGCCTCACCAGCGAAGGCGACTACGCCGCCGCCAAAAACCTGATTGAAACCTACGGCGTGAAGGTAGACCCCACCCTGCATAAGGAAGTGCTGGCCCGCTACTCCAAGCTGAACATTGCCCCTTACGCCGGCTTTATCCAGCCCAAGCTGGTGCCTGTGATGCAGGAAGGCAAAATGGTAGATGTGAAGGTGGAATACCCCACGGACTTTGCCCAGCAGATGCTGGAGTACGGCCGCAAGTATTCCTTCCTGCCACTGCATAACTAA
- a CDS encoding AMP-binding protein, with protein sequence MSTTLPDSLLLNGREFRYADIQQYPTNVPSDLNGYEGKVLDFCRQWLNGAQEFGLRTSGSTGKPQLVTMSRRQLAASANRTGDYFDLGPGDRMLVCLNCEFVGGLMMLVRAFERRMHLTIVEPHADPLALVPATAQFDFASFVPLQLRAVLEAGHAPRLDKMKAILVGGATVETSLEKALQTLEAPVYLTYGMTETASHIALRRLNGPDASPYYRVLSGIGVGQDKRGCLTVRADVTNDVFITTNDRVHFLDEHTFEWLGRADFVINSGGVKVQAEKVEKVLEVALMELGISGRRAFVAGQPDSRLGEQVTAFVEGKPLPAAQEKQLLTLLTERLDRYERPRGIIYAPQFRTTASGKLDRLSTIRSLSPAPPSQR encoded by the coding sequence ATGTCTACCACCCTCCCAGACTCCCTCCTGCTCAACGGCCGCGAATTCCGCTACGCCGATATTCAGCAATACCCCACCAACGTCCCCAGCGACCTGAACGGCTACGAGGGCAAGGTGCTGGACTTCTGCCGCCAGTGGCTGAACGGGGCCCAGGAGTTTGGGCTGCGCACCTCCGGCTCCACGGGCAAGCCACAGTTGGTGACCATGTCGCGCCGGCAGCTGGCTGCCTCCGCCAACCGCACCGGCGACTACTTCGATCTGGGCCCCGGCGACCGAATGCTGGTGTGCCTGAACTGCGAGTTTGTGGGCGGGCTCATGATGCTGGTGCGCGCCTTTGAGCGCCGCATGCACCTCACCATAGTAGAGCCCCACGCCGACCCTTTGGCCCTGGTGCCCGCCACCGCCCAGTTCGATTTTGCATCCTTCGTGCCCCTGCAGCTGCGCGCCGTGCTGGAAGCTGGCCACGCGCCCCGGCTGGATAAAATGAAAGCCATTCTGGTGGGCGGCGCAACCGTAGAAACCAGTCTGGAAAAAGCTCTGCAAACGCTGGAAGCGCCCGTCTACCTCACCTACGGCATGACGGAAACGGCCTCCCACATTGCCCTGCGCCGCCTCAACGGCCCCGATGCTTCTCCTTACTACCGGGTACTCTCCGGCATTGGCGTGGGCCAGGATAAACGGGGCTGCCTCACGGTGCGCGCCGACGTAACCAACGACGTGTTCATCACCACCAACGACCGGGTACATTTCCTGGACGAGCACACTTTTGAGTGGCTGGGCCGCGCCGACTTCGTGATAAACTCCGGGGGCGTGAAAGTGCAGGCCGAGAAGGTGGAAAAAGTGCTGGAAGTAGCCCTCATGGAGCTGGGCATTAGTGGGCGCCGGGCCTTTGTGGCCGGCCAGCCGGATAGCCGCCTCGGCGAGCAGGTAACGGCCTTTGTGGAAGGCAAACCGCTGCCCGCCGCCCAGGAAAAGCAGCTACTCACGCTGCTCACCGAGCGGCTGGACCGCTACGAGCGGCCCCGTGGCATCATATACGCCCCGCAGTTCCGTACCACGGCCTCCGGTAAGCTGGACCGACTCAGCACCATTCGCTCCCTGAGCCCAGCGCCACCCTCCCAGCGCTAG